In Periplaneta americana isolate PAMFEO1 chromosome 4, P.americana_PAMFEO1_priV1, whole genome shotgun sequence, one DNA window encodes the following:
- the LOC138697970 gene encoding glucose dehydrogenase [FAD, quinone]-like — MEAQCLLNTTSSSDAAGASAISTLLFSTLVTNLTESQKSLGNPDDYPQDSLPGLLKEYDFIVVGGGSAGSVVASRLSEEKQWNVLLLEAGGDPTPTSDIPALMIALQDTDLDWQYRSEREPGRYLGLKDNRCKFPRGKVLGGTSIINFMMYVRGMKQNYDDWANAGNDGWSFNDVLPFFKKSEDMTYQPLLQPNADNVTYHAKGGPLTVENFTPTEFESKFLKAMIEMGYEHLSDINAGYPSGFGTSPATMRDGRRCSTAKAFLTPARFRENLQVVKFAHVTKILINETSKVAYGVEFKDKDGKIHSVSCRNEVIVSAGTINSPQILMLSGIGPQEHLANIGVKPVIMNLSVGENLQDHVMFTGSVFNMKKSLDLDASDLSSSDTYYKFLTQKPNLLSTIIGIPLTGYIKINESTPIEKPDLQIYFLVLLANDTNGANALSKFMYFNDEIRSSLVKAVGSNDFVFAIPSVMGPKSRGRILLNSSDPFDYPLILTGYLSDPEGADINTLLEGINFTERFLNTEEMKSNEATRWQFPMEECDGLEFRSRDYWMCAAKYLAITNYHPVGTCKMGPSSDSNAVVDAELKVHGIKGLRIADASIMPSIVSGNTNAATIMIGEKAADMIKKQWVSQ; from the coding sequence ATGGAAGCCCAGTGTCTACTGAACACAACATCGAGTTCAGATGCAGCAGGGGCATCAGCTATCAGCACACTTCTTTTTTCAACCCTCGTCACTAATCTCACCGAGTCGCAGAAATCACTTGGAAATCCTGATGACTACCCGCAAGACTCTCTTCCCGGCTTGCTGAAAGAATACGACTTCATCGTGGTGGGGGGAGGATCGGCAGGCTCCGTGGTTGCAAGTCGACTCAGCGAGGAGAAGCAGTGGAACGTTCTTCTTCTGGAGGCGGGAGGAGATCCTACTCCAACATCGGACATCCCGGCCCTAATGATTGCGTTGCAAGACACAGACTTGGACTGGCAATATAGGAGTGAACGTGAGCCTGGCAGGTATCTAGGATTAAAAGATAACCGTTGTAAGTTTCCACGTGGTAAAGTATTGGGTGGTACGagcataattaattttatgatgtATGTGAGAGGAATGAAACAAAATTATGACGATTGGGCCAACGCTGGAAATGATGGTTGGTCCTTTAACGATGTTTTGCCTTTCTTCAAGAAATCTGAAGATATGACTTATCAGCCACTTCTTCAGCCTAACGCTGACAATGTGACTTATCATGCAAAGGGTGGACCTTTGACTGTAGAAAATTTCACTCCTACAGAATTTGAATCGAAGTTCTTGAAGGCAATGATAGAGATGGGATATGAACATCTCAGCGATATTAACGCAGGGTATCCGTCGGGATTCGGTACTTCACCTGCCACAATGAGAGATGGCAGAAGGTGTAGTACTGCAAAAGCTTTCCTGACTCCTGCAAGGTTCAGAGAAAACCTCCAAGTTGTAAAATTTGCCCATGTCACTAAAATACTGATAAATGAAACTTCGAAAGTCGCATACGGCGTTGAATTTAAAGATAAAGATGGTAAAATTCATAGTGTAAGTTGTAGAAATGAGGTCATAGTATCAGCTGGAACAATAAATTCTCCTCAGATATTAATGCTGTCTGGTATCGGACCTCAAGAACATTTGGCAAACATAGGTGTAAAGCCTGTTATCATGAACCTCAGTGTAGGTGAAAATCTGCAGGATCATGTCATGTTTACAGGTTCCGTTTTTAACATGAAGAAATCACTTGACCTTGACGCATCAGATCTTAGTTCTTCAGATACATACTACAAGTTCCTAACACAAAAGCCTAACCTACTTTCAACAATTATAGGTATTCCACTAACTGGATACATAAAAATCAACGAATCTACGCCAATTGAAAAGCCAGATTTACAGATTTACTTCTTGGTTTTACTTGCTAATGATACAAACGGAGCAAATGCATTATCAAAGTTTATGTATTTTAATGATGAAATACGCAGTTCCCTTGTGAAAGCTGTTGGTTCGAACGACTTTGTTTTTGCTATACCTTCAGTGATGGGGCCCAAAAGTAGAGGAAGAATTCTGCTCAATTCATCAGATCCTTTCGATTATCCACTAATTCTAACTGGCTATCTATCGGATCCAGAAGGCGCTGATATTAATACACTCTTAGAAGGAATAAATTTCACAGAAAGGTTTCTTAACACGGAAGAGATGAAATCAAATGAAGCCACTCGTTGGCAGTTCCCCATGGAGGAGTGCGACGGCCTCGAGTTCCGTTCTAGAGATTACTGGATGTGCGCCGCGAAATATTTGGCAATTACGAATTACCATCCAGTTGGAACATGTAAAATGGGACCAAGTTCAGACTCCAATGCTGTAGTGGATGCAGAATTGAAGGTTCACGGTATAAAGGGACTAAGAATTGCAGATGCGTCCATAATGCCAAGTATCGTAAGTGGGAATACTAATGCTGCGACCATTATGATAGGCGAGAAAGCAGCGGACATGATCAAGAAACAGTGGGTCTCACAATAA